Proteins from a single region of Belliella baltica DSM 15883:
- a CDS encoding DNA/RNA non-specific endonuclease — translation MRLVLLFLILVITISCKKASREIGGEMLEKAVKKLDNLAPSNHSLVNVFGDDLFESLSKKYDDKFLKEIGKILSDNPTLTNFVKENPNAIKIMYSFGNTNIRGNVAVVKYFTSIIDDIGELAFNEKYIFTSSRDFLFLKDKNSGKTLAEISNSKIVANPGKGGIELNNFLAEREMIPNIPYQVGTHKYLINDLGQYKSVNGTLIPPIAKPLPLRNDIQQGLSKKYKDAIPLMDNGKIVNVKAGYPNYKDDGGHFIANRFGGGSEMYNYIPMSKKLNRSGGGWFEMEKRWAKAIDKGEKVSYNIEPIYNSKSKRPDYIKVSYEIGGERFTELFNNNKF, via the coding sequence ATGAGATTAGTTTTATTGTTTTTAATATTGGTTATCACAATTTCTTGTAAAAAAGCTTCAAGAGAAATTGGTGGAGAGATGCTAGAAAAAGCAGTAAAGAAATTGGATAATTTAGCTCCGAGTAATCATAGTTTAGTGAATGTTTTTGGAGATGATCTTTTTGAAAGTTTGTCAAAAAAATATGACGATAAATTTTTGAAAGAAATCGGGAAAATTTTAAGTGATAATCCAACTCTCACAAATTTTGTAAAAGAAAACCCGAATGCAATAAAAATAATGTATTCATTTGGAAATACTAATATAAGGGGTAATGTCGCTGTAGTGAAATATTTCACTAGTATTATTGATGACATCGGTGAGCTTGCTTTTAATGAAAAATATATTTTCACATCCTCTAGGGACTTTCTGTTCCTAAAAGACAAAAATAGTGGAAAAACACTTGCGGAAATTTCCAATTCTAAAATCGTCGCAAATCCAGGTAAAGGAGGAATTGAATTAAACAATTTTTTGGCAGAAAGAGAAATGATCCCAAATATTCCCTATCAAGTTGGAACTCATAAGTATTTAATTAATGATTTGGGGCAATATAAATCAGTAAACGGGACTCTCATTCCACCTATCGCTAAGCCGCTACCCTTGAGAAATGATATTCAGCAAGGTCTGTCAAAAAAATATAAAGACGCTATACCCTTAATGGATAACGGAAAAATTGTAAATGTTAAAGCTGGCTATCCTAACTACAAGGATGATGGAGGACACTTTATTGCGAATAGATTTGGTGGTGGATCAGAGATGTACAATTATATTCCAATGTCAAAAAAGCTTAATAGATCAGGGGGAGGATGGTTTGAAATGGAAAAAAGATGGGCAAAAGCAATAGATAAAGGTGAAAAGGTTAGTTATAATATTGAACCAATTTACAATTCAAAATCAAAAAGACCAGACTATATAAAAGTATCATATGAAATAGGTGGAGAGCGGTTTACAGAATTATTCAATAATAATAAATTTTGA
- a CDS encoding NINE protein, with amino-acid sequence MNIYLLSGLIILGYFIVGFLFIAFVDFKDYDRKSTKRAYIIFFFFGIFGLHNLYLKYELKYVFHSLVVLVPVVMIIFFREKSYSINYFLDNQAFTYSLIIMAFIFLIDLILMPFWVFKSNYSEKIYKEPDIEFELRKCQEDLGNINFRLTNLFKTDGIL; translated from the coding sequence ATGAATATTTATTTATTGTCAGGTCTTATCATTTTAGGTTATTTTATTGTGGGGTTTTTATTTATTGCATTTGTGGATTTTAAAGATTATGATCGGAAAAGTACAAAAAGAGCATATATTATTTTTTTCTTTTTCGGGATTTTCGGATTGCACAACTTATACTTAAAATATGAGCTTAAGTATGTATTTCATTCGCTGGTAGTCCTTGTTCCAGTTGTTATGATTATATTTTTTAGAGAAAAAAGTTACTCTATAAACTACTTTTTAGATAATCAAGCATTTACTTACAGTCTAATAATTATGGCTTTTATCTTTTTAATTGATTTAATTTTAATGCCATTCTGGGTATTTAAAAGTAATTATTCTGAAAAAATTTACAAAGAACCAGATATAGAGTTTGAATTACGGAAATGTCAAGAAGACTTAGGGAATATAAATTTTAGGTTAACTAATTTATTTAAAACAGATGGGATTCTTTAA
- a CDS encoding DUF6140 family protein has translation MALFKITVKQSMFRNGVRLLKGMSVDVVMDHAAHYPLNHERGERVVDAFKRMYDVDIRKANAVNSAHLDVVKVG, from the coding sequence ATGGCTTTATTCAAAATCACTGTTAAGCAATCCATGTTCCGCAACGGAGTCCGTCTTCTAAAGGGCATGTCAGTAGATGTGGTCATGGATCATGCAGCCCACTATCCTCTCAATCACGAAAGAGGTGAACGCGTAGTCGATGCTTTCAAGCGCATGTACGATGTGGATATCCGCAAAGCCAATGCAGTAAATTCAGCTCATTTGGATGTGGTGAAGGTTGGGTAG